Below is a window of Virgibacillus sp. NKC19-3 DNA.
AATAGCCAAATAGGAAAATCCCAGGCAAGATAAGCAATAATGCACTTCCTTCAGGAGACTGGGCGAAATTTATGAAATAACCTATATAAGGAATGGTGAATCCGTTATATACACCTACAACATTATCAGCTAACACCGGATTAGCGTCTACTGCATTATTATTATCGCCTTTTGTGGTATAAAGAACGCCGTTGTTCGTTGTTGTAACCTCTACTATCCGATGCGTAATTAACGTATTATCTTCTTCTATAAACGTGATAACATCTCCACTTTTAAAATCTGTACGCTCGTCATCAACAGATCTGACCGCAATCATCGAACCTGTTTGAATACCAGGCTCCATTGAACCT
It encodes the following:
- the sipW gene encoding signal peptidase I SipW — protein: MKKHNVWKWINRIVSTVLMVLLISVAAIVVFTKLSEEDPEVFGHQLKAVLSGSMEPGIQTGSMIAVRSVDDERTDFKSGDVITFIEEDNTLITHRIVEVTTTNNGVLYTTKGDNNNAVDANPVLADNVVGVYNGFTIPYIGYFINFAQSPEGSALLLILPGIFLFGYSIFTIWRTLNTLEKKQNVEAK